One Aegilops tauschii subsp. strangulata cultivar AL8/78 chromosome 7, Aet v6.0, whole genome shotgun sequence genomic window carries:
- the LOC109785241 gene encoding histone H2AX, which translates to MAIAGSGRGKAKPAASAKSVSRSSKAGLQFPVGRVARYLKVGKYAQRVGAGAPVYLAAVLEYLAAETLELAGNAARDNKKNRIVPRHIQLAVRNDEELSRLLGSVTIAAGGVLPSIHTTLLPKKAGKGKGDIGSASQEF; encoded by the exons ATGGCCATCGCCGGCAGCGGGAGGGGCAAGGCGAAGCCCGCCGCCAGCGCCAAGTCCGTGTCCCGGTCGTCCAAGGCCGGCCTGCAGTTCCCCGTCGGCCGCGTCGCCCGCTACCTCAAAGTCGGCAAGTACGCGCAGCGCGTCGGCGCCGGCGCCCCCGTCTACCTGGCCGCCGTTCTCGAGTACCTCGCCGCAGAG ACCCTGGAGCTCGCTGGGAACGCGGCGCGGGACAACAAGAAGAACCGGATCGTGCCGCGCCACATCCAGCTGGCGGTGCGCAACGACGAGGAGCTGAGCCGGCTGCTGGGCTCGGTCACCATCGCCGCCGGCGGGGTGCTGCCCAGCATCCACACCACGCTCCTCCCCAAGAAGGCCGGCAAGGGCAAGGGCGACATCGGCTCCGCTTCCCAGGAGTTTTAG
- the LOC109785245 gene encoding histone H2A-IV-like: MAIAGSGRGESKPTASTKSMSRSSMAGLQIPVSRVTRYLRVGSYTKHGSTVTPVYLATKILEPAGNTARGNKKNRIMPRHIQPAVCNDEELSRLLCAFTVADDGLMPDIHTVLLPRGPTRPRTTSTGKHPSTLPHTVICSVCDAPRITHHYEAKIRSCMCDIFSNHVL; this comes from the exons ATGGCCATTGCCGGTAGCGGGAGGGGCGAGTCGAAGCCCACCGCCAGCACGAAGTCGATGTCTCGGTCGTCCATGGCCGGCCTCCAAATCCCCGTCAGCCGCGTCACCAGGTACCTCAGGGTAGGCAGTTACACAAAACACGGCAGTACCGTCACCCCCGTCTACCTCGCCACTAAG ATCCTGGAGCCTGCCGGCAACACGGCGCGGGGTAACAAGAAGAACCGGATCATGCCGCGGCACATCCAGCCAGCGGTGTGCAACGATGAGGAGTTGAGTCGGTTGTTGTGCGCGTTCACCGTCGCCGACGACGGGCTGATGCCCGACATCCACACCGTGCTCCTCCCAAGAGGGCCGACAAGGCCAAGGACGACATCCACCGGCAAGCATCCTAGCACCCTGCCGCACACGGTTATCTGTAGCGTGTGCGATGCACCTCGTATCACACACCATTACGAGGCGAAAATTCGCAGTTGCATGTGCGATATTTTTTCTAACCATGTGCTATGA